DNA sequence from the Lysobacter silvisoli genome:
TGGTGGCCAAGCTGCCGGGCCTGATCGCCAAGCTCGACAGCACCCTGGGCCGGCTTGACTCGGCCGCCAACGGCGCCAACAACCTGCTCAACGACAACCGCGCGGCGATCAACAGTTTCGCCAACGACGGTCTGGCCCAGCTCGGCCCGACGCTGTCCGAGCTGCGCGTGCTGGTGCGCGACCTACGCCGCATCAGCGACCGCCTGGAAAGCAACCCGACCCGTTACCTGCTCGGCCGCGACGCCCAGAAGGAGTTCGAGCCGCAATGACCACGCGCCCCCTCGCCCCCCGCCGCCTGCTCGGCGCCGCGCTGCTGCTGGCCCTGGCCGGTTGCTCGCTGCTGGGCGACAAGCCCAAGGAACGCTCCACCATCTACGCGCCGGACCCGCGCGTGCAGGCCGATCCGTCCTGGCCGCAGGCGAGCTGGCAGCTGTCGCTGACCCCGCCCAGCGCCGCGCGCATGATCGACAGCCTGCGCATCGCGGTACGGCCCACGCCCAACGAGCTGCAGGTCTACAAGGGCGCCAACTGGGCCAAGCCGCCGGGCGAGATGCTGCAGGACGCGCTGCTGCGCGCGCTGGAGGATTCCGGCCGGATCGGCGCGGTCGCGCGCCAGGGCAGCGGCATCGCCGCCGACTATAAGCTGGTGCTGGACCTGCGCCGTTTCGAATCCGACTACGCCGGCGAGGAACTGCCTTCGGCCACCATCGAGGTCAGCGCCAAGCTGCTGCACAGCAGCGACCAGCGCATCGCCGCCGCGCGCACCTTCGTCCAGCGCCAACGCGCGACCAGCACCGCGGTGCCCGACGTGGTGAACGCCTTCGACGGCGCGCTGTCGGCGCTGACCCGCGACATGGGCGGCTGGATCCTGAGCAGCGGCAACGAGCACGAGCGCAGCGAGCATTCGCGGCCGGCGGCGCGGCGCTGAGGCTGGGAAGCAACAGCAAAAGCAAATCCCCCGTCGTCCGCTGCGCGGACGCCCGCCCCCTTTTTCTAAGGGGGCTAAAGAGCGGCACATCGCTCATGTCTATCGCTATCCGCCCCCTTCGCATCTGTTCCCCCCTTTGAAAAAGGGGGGCTAGGGGGGATTTGCTGTTGCTGTTGCTGTTGCCGTTGCTTCCCCAACCCGCAACACCCGCCCCAAATCCACCCCCGCATACGGCAACGCCGCCACCCGCTCGACCGCAACCGTATCCGCCGCCACGCGCCGCCGCCGCAGCGCGATCGCGCCCA
Encoded proteins:
- a CDS encoding ABC-type transport auxiliary lipoprotein family protein; this encodes MTTRPLAPRRLLGAALLLALAGCSLLGDKPKERSTIYAPDPRVQADPSWPQASWQLSLTPPSAARMIDSLRIAVRPTPNELQVYKGANWAKPPGEMLQDALLRALEDSGRIGAVARQGSGIAADYKLVLDLRRFESDYAGEELPSATIEVSAKLLHSSDQRIAAARTFVQRQRATSTAVPDVVNAFDGALSALTRDMGGWILSSGNEHERSEHSRPAARR